One Cloacibacillus sp. DNA segment encodes these proteins:
- the rplS gene encoding 50S ribosomal protein L19: MQDPRIALVEKKFRKDADSIPEFRSGDTVKVHVKVKEGNRERIQIFEGVVIGRQHGGLRENFIVRKISNGIGVERIFPVHCPSVDKIEVARKGRVRRAKLYYLRNLSGKAARIKERRDFA; this comes from the coding sequence ATGCAGGATCCAAGAATAGCTCTGGTTGAGAAGAAATTCCGCAAAGACGCGGATTCCATCCCTGAGTTCCGCTCCGGCGACACCGTAAAGGTGCACGTTAAGGTCAAAGAGGGTAACCGCGAACGTATACAGATATTTGAAGGCGTAGTGATCGGCCGTCAGCACGGCGGTCTCCGCGAGAACTTCATCGTCCGCAAAATATCCAACGGAATCGGCGTAGAAAGAATCTTCCCGGTGCATTGCCCCTCAGTGGACAAGATAGAAGTGGCCCGCAAAGGCCGCGTCCGCCGCGCGAAGCTCTACTATCTCCGCAACCTCAGCGGAAAAGCCGCACGCATCAAAGAGCGCAGAGATTTCGCCTAA